From the Thermoproteales archaeon genome, the window CCATACGTATCTCTAAGATTGCAAAAGCTTAAAGACGAATATAGAATACAAGCCTCTTTCAAACCTTTGCTTAAAAAATTAGGATTAAAACCCGTGGTCGCAATTTACCGATCATCGCAATCTTTGCTAGATTTTCTGAAGAAAAATCCACCCTATGTAAGAAGCGTATCTCGCATCATAAAATCTACTCTCGACGGATTAATAGTCTATGGATATGTTCCTGAAAAATATGTAGATGAATATCTAGATTTAATCCCCGAGGACCCAGTAAAAACTTACATAGGTGAAAGGATAGTTAAATGGAGACCGGATTTATCAAAGGCAACTCACTACCATAGAAAGAAGATAATTGTTGACTGGAAAGCTGCAAACGAACAGGCAAAAAGCGCGGTTTACGAAGAAGAGGATTTAAGCCGTGTTCCAATAGATAGCATCGACATGTTTATTATTAGAGAAAAGGAAAAATGGGCATACACTCCTTTAACCCAGATATCTGAAATTATTGAGGCAACGTGGAGAAGTGAGAAAATTAAAAAGAAAGCATCGCCTCAGCTTTTAGAATATCACTGGAAAAAGCATATTCTAAAAATATGGGACTTTAACGAAGTTAGAATATTCTTTCCTATTGAAATAGCCCCGATAGCTTTTCACTATATAAGATTCAAAGATGATAATGCGCTTAAGGCATTCTTAAACGCATTTTCTAGAAACATAATATACAATAGCACGACAATAGTTCTCGATGAAAAACCTGCTGTGTTTGCATCGATTAAAATGCCTTGTGCTGAAATGATCGAGTTCATGAAATTTGTCCACAACCTAGGCGTAGAAGAGTACGATCTTGCAGGTTTTATGAGCCCAGATGTAATAATCAGATATCCAATGGTCTATAAAATGCTGAAAAGAGGAATTTGGCTACCACCAAAAGACTTAATGGAAATGCGCCAGAGATAGCGAATAATTAAATGCTAATTATTTTACGTTAACTTTTAACTCCGAAGCGAAACAATCTAACGATTAGTAAGAGAATTATCATAATATTTTTCACATTTGACTATAGCAAATAATGTACTCGTTTTCTCTTTTAGGCATAAGAACAATAATTATTTGATGAAAATATTGTCCATCACACTATGCTCTAATCCCAGCGTTATGAGCCGTTCAGAAAATAACATTACTTATAAATACTTAATAGATAAAAAGTTAAAACAATTTAATTTTTAGATGATCCAACTAAGATATTTTTCCAGTACCATCTTCGAGTGTCCGATAATATATCTCAAATGGAACTAATTCTGCTACCTTTTCTGCCGTAGATTTTACTAACTCAGGATCCACTCTTTTCTTCAACTTAAATTCTTCTACATAAATAGTTTCATAAGGTATAAATTGCTGAACGACAAAAACCACGCGATTTTCAAATTTTTTTATAATATGTTTTAGGTTTTTAACCACATCTATAACATCTCTAGAGTTGATTATTCCTGGAACCATAGTTGTTCTAAGTTCTACAAAGGGCGCTTTAGATGCAATTTTTATGCTTTCTATAATCCTAGGTAGAAAAAACTTGGCTAGTTTCAGCGTTAATCCTGTAGCTCTTGCATATTTAAGCGGATTATTTAAAGGTGCTTTAATATCTATAGCTACATGGTCTATGTAGAAGAGCATACTTTTTAAAATTAGGGGATTTGAACCGTTTGTATCTAAACTTGTCTTTAGACCCATATATTCTTTAACTCTTTTAAACATGTATGTTAAAGGTTTTGACTGTAAGGTGGGCTCGCCGCCGGTTACATGGAAATAATCTACGAAATCGCTGTTATGTTCTAAAGCTTTTAAAATTTCAGCTGTAGAAACTTTACGTTTGTCAATGCCCTTTGCAATTCTATAGTTGCCACACCATGGGCAGTTAAAATTACAATAACTTGTCCACAAGGTAAAAGAGACAGATTCTAAAACATCAACAAGGCTAATTTCTTTCCATCCAGCAATATAAACATAAAAATTATCGTTAATATGGGAGAATAGACGAGAATTCTTCGTTCTAAATCCCATGTACAAGATACTGGACTCTCAGCTTAAACTCGGCTTTTTTCCCTACATTCCAACTCTTTACTGGACGGTAGTAACCGACGATTCTACTCCACAAATCAACCTGTCCTCCGCACTTGGGACATTTATCGAATAATCCAATGGCCGTCCAACCACATTTTCTACAGACAGCTATTGTAGGTGTAATGCTAAAGTATACTACCTTAGTATTCATAGCTATTTTTTGTATCAAACTTTTCAATGCTTTAGGGTCAGGGCTTTCCTGCAAAAATATATGCATCATAACTCCACCAGTAAATTCCTGCTGAACCTCGCCTTCCCACTTAGCTCTTTCACCTATTGACACGTCTGCATAATAAGGTATTATACTGTTACTATAGAAGGGCGCTATGCCATCGCTAGGTATGAATATCTCACCTTTTCTCCATTCTTCCTTAAATAACGCCATATCCAACTTAGCTAACCTATATCCTGTAGATTCTCCAGGAATTTCCTCTACATTGTATAGGTAGCCATCTTCCCTCTCGTATTCCTCAGCTTTTTTCCTGACAATACTAACCATTTTCTTCATTACAGATACAGCTTCTATAATTCGCCTACGCTCGCACTCTCTCCACAGCTTACCGTCGCGCATAAAATTCGCAGCCGCTTCAGGTAATCCAATAATACCGAACGTATTAAAATGATTTCTAAAATGCCCTAAATAAATTCTAGAAATAGGCATAAACCCTGCCTGAAGACTTGCAGCGTATCTTTTACGCCATGTAAGCATAACTTTACGAGCGTTCTCCATTTTAGAATACAACAGATCTTCAAAAATATCCCACTCCCCTTTACTCAAAGCCGCTAGCCGGGGCATATTTAAAGTTACAACGCCTAAGCTACCGGTAGCATCGGGTAAAGCCCATATGCCAAAGGCTTGCCTGTTCTTTGTTAAGTACTCTTCAATCTCGTCAAAATCTACGTTCTTGCTTATGGGAGAAAACTGAAGCTTAAAGCCATTATTATTAAGCCTACTCGTGTCCAAAGTAAGCCTACAACAGTTATGAGTTATAGTTCCCATAGAATGGACAAATAAATGATTTCTCTCCAATTCTATATCAATAAATTCTTCTTCAGATTCTAGATTTATAATTTTGACAGATTCGACTGGTATAAGAGCGAAATCCGCCGAATTTAACCTTTCAGCTTCGGCCGTCATAGCCTTATATTTCTTTACTGTTGTTAAGCTGTATAATCCATAATGATAGGGCATTCCTGCTTTTGTAGCAACCACGTATCTTGGCACGCGGTAAAATATCGTATCTCTAAGATGCAAAAACTTCTTAGACGAATGCCCTTTAATATGAACAATCCTTAATACTTGGCTGTTTTTTCTAATCCTTATTGTAACTTGTATACCTAATGCATTCATTAAAATTGCAAGTTCTTTAGCAAGTCTATCATTGTTGATGTGAATCTCTAATCTACGTTTGTATCCATCACCATCCATGAAGCCCTGTATAAACGCTTTTGCTATTTTAGGTGGAGAGTTCCATATAAACCATGGAATCCTCTTTTTTTCGGTAAGTCCATAAACTCCATTTTTCGCTAAGTTGGTTGCGAAATTGTGATCGTAAATATACACGTATATAGTTCCCTTCCACCTCGGATCTTTCCTAATAATAGCTCTTTTCTTCAACTTTTTCTCGGCAAAATTCTTAAGCCATTCAATTATTTTAGCATCTTTTTGACCTAATGTTATCTGTACACCTGCATAGTATCGTCCATTAAATAGCTTGCTAGGTGAATATTTTCTACTTTCTTTTTTGCTCATTCTGAGATAATTACCGTCAGCTAAAAATAAACCTACAAAATATGCCATTTCCCTGTCGATATATCCAAGACCATGCACAAATACTGGTTTTTTAGATAGAATATATCTAGCTTTTTTCATGATGAGCATTAAATCGCCTTTTTCTACGTCTCTAGCAAGCTTTATTTTTAGACCTTTTCTCGTGTAAATAACAATAGGATGGTCTGGCGTCGTCTTTATCTCACGACCATCTCCAGTTCTTATAATAGCTATTTTGTTACTTTTCACTTTTAAAAGACGTTTAACAGGAACCCATTCTATTGAATAGGTTTCTGGATTAAGAGATGGAACACTGAATTTTTTATTTACATCGTACCAGCCTTGACCTAGATAAGTTCCTGCATATTTTTCAAATAACTCTCCTATTGTAATTAGTTGTATATTATCGTCTTTAATGAGTATATATTCAGAAGGATGAAGACACATAGCATAGAGAGCCTCTACGTTACTTGAATATCCGTTAAGCAGGTAAGCCGATCCTCTTCTAGCTAAAGCTTCAAATATTAAGTCTGTCAGTTCTCCCCAACGCCTGCCGTTCCAGTCAAAGTTTCTAGTTATCATTATTGTCGGTATTGGAAACGTGAATGGTTGATTTTTCGCGTCGCCTTCTAAAAGAAGCTCGAAAAGAGCTTTATCAATCATTAAAGCTTCATCGAGGTAATCTTCCAGAGTATCAGATAGGATTTTGCCGCCTATAATCGCTTTTTCTTTTAGATAATGTTTACTAGTGTCCATTACAATTGTAATATTTGTAAATGGAGATTGAAAGCCAGCTCTAGCTGGATAATTCAAGTTGAATAACATATGTTGTATTGCCTGCTTAACTTTATCAAAAGATAAATTATCATGTCTTACGAAAGGAGCCAAGAAAACATCAAAACCAGAGGCTGCTTGCGCACCAGTATATTCTTGAGAACCGAAAAAGAAGAAGTTTGTCAGGTGGGCAATAGCGGTATCTAAATGGTTTGCTGGTTTTGAAATTATTGTCGGAGTTATAAGTCCCTTTCTTAATATTCTACTAAAACTCCACCCTATACAGTAGGGTATGAAAAGCGAATCTGGAAGTTTGTGAATATGAACTTCTCCATTAATGTGGTCCTTAACAGCTGCGGGAGGCAGGTAGGCTGAGAGTATTTCAGGTTTCTTGAGTAGACGATCAAACAGAAAGTTTCTAAAATTGCTGTAGCTTATGTTCATGTTTGCGTTTTCGTAAACATCCCAACTTGCTCTTTTCATATAGTCTTCTTCTGTCTTTTTTATTTCCTGTGCTTCCTCATTTAGAGAGTGTACTCTCTCTTCTTGAAGCGTCAAACCATAACACCTTCTATTCAATAACTTACGACTTTTTGCTATTTGAAGGAATCGTGGAGACTTAAACGAAAGTAATCGTTAAAAATTTTACGTTTAA encodes:
- a CDS encoding anaerobic ribonucleoside-triphosphate reductase activating protein → MGFRTKNSRLFSHINDNFYVYIAGWKEISLVDVLESVSFTLWTSYCNFNCPWCGNYRIAKGIDKRKVSTAEILKALEHNSDFVDYFHVTGGEPTLQSKPLTYMFKRVKEYMGLKTSLDTNGSNPLILKSMLFYIDHVAIDIKAPLNNPLKYARATGLTLKLAKFFLPRIIESIKIASKAPFVELRTTMVPGIINSRDVIDVVKNLKHIIKKFENRVVFVVQQFIPYETIYVEEFKLKKRVDPELVKSTAEKVAELVPFEIYYRTLEDGTGKIS
- a CDS encoding winged helix-turn-helix domain-containing protein translates to MSLKTDLTQADWKIVKAIPKSIAIKEIAEKSNLSRPYVSLRLQKLKDEYRIQASFKPLLKKLGLKPVVAIYRSSQSLLDFLKKNPPYVRSVSRIIKSTLDGLIVYGYVPEKYVDEYLDLIPEDPVKTYIGERIVKWRPDLSKATHYHRKKIIVDWKAANEQAKSAVYEEEDLSRVPIDSIDMFIIREKEKWAYTPLTQISEIIEATWRSEKIKKKASPQLLEYHWKKHILKIWDFNEVRIFFPIEIAPIAFHYIRFKDDNALKAFLNAFSRNIIYNSTTIVLDEKPAVFASIKMPCAEMIEFMKFVHNLGVEEYDLAGFMSPDVIIRYPMVYKMLKRGIWLPPKDLMEMRQR